A window of Photobacterium toruni genomic DNA:
ATACGGGCTTAAACTTAGAAGTAGAAGCGAGTACCGAATACGATGTTTGTTAGGCTGTCTTTAGCTTTGTTGCCAGAGAACTCAATATCGTCAGTTGCGATGTTGTAGTTAACTTCTGCACTTAGAGCAACGTTAGGGTTGATGAAGTACTTAACACCAGCTGCTAGTTTAATGTTTAGTGCCCAAGAATCACCATCTTTACCAACATTGCCATCAGTACCAGTCTTTTCGTTGTAGCTTAGAGCTGCAAGCTCAGTTGCTGCACCAACGTAAGGAACCCAGTTAGTAGTATTAACAAAGTTGTACTCAGTGAATACACCTAGTTTACCGCTGATTGCATCATTTTCATCTTTAGCAGCAATAGTAGCAGTACCACCTAGCTCCCAGTTGTCTTTAATAAATTTACCGTAAGAACCGTTTAAGTTTAGATCCCAACCGCTACCTAGTTTAGCATTACCTTGAACACCAATCTCTTGTGTACCAGCTGGAAGTTGAACCGCTGCTTGTGCAGCAACAGGCGCCAT
This region includes:
- a CDS encoding outer membrane beta-barrel protein; translated protein: MKKNALGLLVAFAVMAPVAAQAAVQLPAGTQEIGVQGNAKLGSGWDLNLNGSYGKFIKDNWELGGTATIAAKDENDAISGKLGVFTEYNFVNTTNWVPYVGAATELAALSYNEKTGTDGNVGKDGDSWALNIKLAAGVKYFINPNVALSAEVNYNIATDDIEFSGNKAKDSLTNIVFGTRFYF